ccaAATACATTACAACCAATTATATTAAAATTTCACATTATAACAAAAGCGCCAGGTCAGCATTTCCCACACATAGTAGTTAGGCCCTCAGCCATTTTTGAGCTGTATGTGAACCAGGATAGCTGTTGTGGTCAGAAGATACTGGCCTCCCTGGTGTCATTGCTTGTCTGTGACAGGCTGCAGGTAGCTAATGGTGTGATAATTTAAGACAGAGGTCAACACTGTCTACTACAACTTATTCTTCTCAAATCGTTATCCTTCTTTGCCCAAAATCTATCTGATTACAAATCAGGAAAAGTTTTTCATTTATCTAATGATTACTTTTTTTGTCCAAGGCAGTTGATAAGAACAATAGGGCATAAGGTCCATTTTCTACCCAGCAAtgattgaatttgatcatctcTGTCAGTGAACTCTTGTAAGAGACTGTTGTTGTGAAGTGACATTTGGGTGACCTGAGCAAAATCATCTAGAGAGTCAAGATGACTTCTGCCCCTGCCTGTTGAACTTTAGTCACCAATAACAACCCTTCATAGAATTCCCCTAGATGATCAAATCCCATCAAGGTACATGTATGCAGTCATATTCCACTTCTTGGTACAAACCACTTTCGATATTGTATTGATTATAATGAAACTAGCAGTAGCCGGGGTTTTTGCTTTGTAATGACCTTTAGCCTACTTCTAACTTCTTATTGTAACCTTGCTAACACATCTTTGATAAACTTACAAGAAATTGTTAACatttaacattaatttattACAAAACAGACCCCAGATTTCTATGTTGAAATGAGATGGGAGTTTACCAGTTGGGGTAAgcgttcaattttttttccatatttttaatgtATAAAAAACTGAGTCAtgtagtgataataattattgatgttgtAATCAGTTCATTTCAAGCTGGCTTCAGTTGTTGCTGACCTTTCTATAGGAACTCAGAGATCATTTTTTTGTCCAAAATAGAGAGAGAGATGTTTACATTTTCTCTTAAGTCTGCCAAAGGTTCGAGGATGATATTAATTGTTGTAATATGGGTCTGTTAATTTGGAATTTTGGTGATTTGTTAGGCTTATGGTTTTGTCTTTTAAATGTGAATGAGTCTGTTCCAGAGGAATTTGCAATGCTTGCTAtataccttattccaaaatggcagctaataaattattattattttttttgcatgttaattagccctcttcgcctcattttcacttcagaattcttttgttttttatgcatGTTGACGAGACGAAGAGGGGTAagtaacatgcaaacaaaagaataatttattggcggccattttggagTTTACACCCCCGTAAACTTTGGGAAAGTTAAAATATGGTCGTGGATTGATCTTACCTTGCAAAATGTACTTTGATATACTTCGTGTTGTCTTGTTATCTGACTTGCTTTCTTGGATTCCTTTCCATCCACATTATTAGAATACACAGCATTTATTTACCTGTATACAACGCGGTGATTTTCTTCTTAGAATGACTAGTTGGAGTTTAGGCAATTTTGTTTACCATTGGGGCTTTCTAGATATCTCCGTCTTGCATTACCCTCCAATATGTGCACTTTTAAACCATGAGCTCTTATCCAGATTGTACACAGATTGTTTTGTGTGCATTGAATTGTTTGGGTATAAAGTTAATCTTATATGAGACCATGGGAGAGGATTTTCTGAGCACTGTATCACTTTTCTCTTGcattttccttgttgttttGTACTGATTGTAAGCTATTTTTTGCAGTACCGTTTATGTCAAGAATGTGCCCTAGTGATACATACAAAATATACAAATGTGGTGAGAATGGAAAttctttaatgtttttttttttgctttaaaatagTATTGAAACTAATCCACTTCAGAGAGTAATGTTTTattctgaatcagactgattcAATCACGAAATAAAGAGCCCATAGTGATAATGTTACTCACAAAGCAGAGGCAAAAATTAATCATCAAATTAAGAGATCATCCTAATGTCTTTTTgtcgacaaaaaaaaatttcagtaTTCAGCATCATACACATTAAGATCAAAATGAGGAGAACAAGGTAAAGTACTGTAatcaagctttttttttaaaagttgacATTATATTTGTATTCTTTGTGTGGCAACATTTTCCTTTGAGCTTTTGAATGCTGATAAATCAGGTATTGTAAAAATAATATGGTGCAACTAACTcgcaaataatattattattgatgtgcGTGTAATGGGACAGTACAGTTTTCCTGGTTAACTTTATACTGCATGTACGGTGGCCAATAATGATTGCTATTTGCAGGTGCAAATGTACGTGCAGACACAACGCTGATTGGTTTTGACCAAAATGATTGGCAAAGAGGAAGCAGGAGTTATATTTTTAAGGGTGGAGGTAAATTGAATATTTATGAATCATGTTTCTACTAACATCAGTGCCCTTGCTAATTTGAGACAATAGATAGATTATTATGTTCTTTAGGTCCTGTTTGAGGTTTTGTTTGATTGCCAATACAGTAGAGCCGCtgagacaaaaaaataattattgataatcaAAGtagttaaaattgtttttcaggccttccttTCTCTTTGCCCCTTAAGTTGCACTAATATCTGCAAGGATTATACATTTCAAAATTTGTGTTAATCCACAGTTCAAGTGTACAAATTTCATGTACTATTTGATATCATAATATTATAAGCAATGATGAAACTGGTCAAAATTCAACCAATATGATTGGCACTAGTTACAAAAACATCAGAAAGCTTAATTCCTAATGTGGTGTGTTCTCTTGGAAGTGGATGGTGCAATTTGATTTAACAAGCTTCACTGATCTTTATTTCTGTGTATATTTGTGTGATGATCAAGTCATAGCTTTAAGTGTGGTAACAATACAATATTATTGTACTGAAACAAtggtttaaaaattattattgtcagtgGAGGCGACTGTTTTCTATTATCACATTGCTTAAAATGCCAACTGGCTTCATGACTTAGTTCACTGAAGACAGTCTTTTTTATGAAAACGAATTTTCCTCAAGTGTGTGCTGCTTAGTCTTTGACAGAAGTTATTTACCTGTAGTTGTTGCCACGGTGATTGAAACATCAATGCTAGTGTTGTGGCACTGAAAAAAGCTTGTCACAAGCAAAATTTACTGCAATGGTGACCTAATTTTCTCAAAGTAAATTCTCTGATGCCTTGTTGTAGTGGAGGGAGGAGAATTCTTAGAGGTTGATCATGACAAGAAAAGGTTCTTCAAGGAAACCTTAAGCATTAGGTACAGTATAAAAATTGATGATACAGTAGCATGTTTGTAGCATTCTGAATTGGATGTTCtataatttgtaataatttcAAAGGTAGAGACATAAAGCTAAAGCTGCTATTGATGATCCTAACAACATTTCTTGCAATCTTTCAGAAATTTCTTCTTCGTTgtttttgaaatgttgtttttgaaagCTTTGCAAACTTTCTGTTGAATCCAGAATAATTTAGTTCATAACCTTGTAAGCAATAAATACACAGTTGAATACAAAAGTGGGTAAAGATGATGGTTGAAAGTACACTTAGGTCCAGAAACACATGTAATTATAtgcatatgaatattatgtgaactgcggacatacaaatgaaatgaaggtgtgatcattgcagttgtgattgcaatttaagcaatcatggcaattaagcccgaaaagtgttttcggggcttcaacgggattcgaacccctGGCCTCtacgttagcgctgcagtgctctaccaactgagctaggaagacccatacgttgggagaaggccaatttgttgaattcatcgtacccgtgaaaggaatgaaacataatTATGAATATTATGCAGACATACAAATGACATGcagacatacaaatgaaatcccgggttcgaatcccgttgaagccccaaaaacatttttcgggcttaattgcaattgcttaaatcacAATCACAACAGTTTATACTGttatgatcacaccttcatttcaattATATGTATGCTCAATTTTGATTAACATCACAGGATAATACCTGCTAAGTCTAAGCATAAACAGCCTTTTTGTAACTCTAAGGTtagcattaattattttgtgtttaggtttatcttttaggttaggatcaataattattagagttgctgtttgagttaggaggacactttatgaccttaaATCCCCGTATTTCTTGCCGGAAGTCATGGTGAAGTTTTCGAGAAAGGGGATCGGACATCTCCTGACACTTATTGAAATCAGCATGcatctaataataatattacttgcCTTGCAAATCACTTGATTGCCCTGCTGGCACACACAACAGCATTGCTATAATTTTTATGCTATTATAAGTTGAAATCGAACAGCGAAAGGTATTGTGTCGCTTCGttgattccattgttttcaaaaGCGAAGCCAATAGGATTTTTGTATATAGCTTACATGTAgcttatttctcaaaaataatGTTTAAATTGGATTAAACAATACCAGGGCGATGCGGTTAAGTTCATTTCCAATCAACTTGCAAAATGTGGGCCagttttgtgcaaaaatataAAATCAGCCCAGATCTGTCACTTACtaggtttttgcatccagccctttaattgagtgcatttctggacatactATAACTCTGAAATGTTATTAAgatggattccgttcaaagttcgagcaatacttgcaaaaattatttactaaaaatctccTCACAgtacggtaacttcttgaatgctattcaaaacatctcattgtaattcagttctctaagtgaccgttcgatgaaatccccaagcattctcgagaaatttaatgtcaaacttggtaagaatgctaaaagccaGTGTTATTGTGCTTaaaactaacgcgaaatgtcctttttaactgaaatatgggtaacttcaagttcaattttttctcgcggggtcagcttgagagcttaaatctcgataggatcttcttacctttattcaaaatattaccatgctaagaggattttttggtaacttaatttttgccaatttttgccattattgctcgaatgttgtgtggaaatcatcttaaacctttttttgtttcttttagggAAAATTTTCGTGATCTGGAGGCTCTTAAACCATCAGATGAAGCCATCAGCAACAGACTAACATCACCAGCTGTTGCTACCATGTTGAATACAGACAACATAGCTTTTGCAAGGTAGAACCTCTCCTTTTagtatttttattaaatttgaTTAACCTCTCTCATCTTGAACGTTCAATGAAAACATGGCACAGTACAATTTTGTGGCTTGTATCGAACCAGTGTCCCGTGTAATTGTTGTGAAATTCTTGAGTACGTTTATCCAAATGAATGAACACTATATAGTATATAAGTTATTTCAGATCATCATTGgcctgtttgtttattttttagaCACAAGACCAtgtgggggtggggtggggataAAACAGAAACCATTAATGGTTTTGAATGCAAAGTATACACAGCCAGTGGAGTGGAAATTCTTACTAAAACAAGAGTGGAACATTTGAATGCAGAGGACAAACAAGCTGCACAGAGTAAGTACCTTTTACTTTTGCCCGTCTTGGGTTTTGAACATTTGCTGAGTAACCCCAAACCTACTGTATTGTGCATAGTAGAAGCAAGGGAAGTTGGTGACACAATAACACATACAAGCAAAAGTTGTTactgcaaaacaaaatgaaactgtGGATTCTCCAATAAGACgtgtgaaaaactaatcacccaaaaagttctttgtttgttgTCTCGAAACTCAAAGCGCTCACCTCGATACTCGATGCACTCGACTCGAACCTCAGTAATCTTGAAGTTCGAGCTTCGAaggactgtcaacttacatttgcacagTACTGTAGGTCCTCTCGTTGTGCAACCAATTTCCTCTGTCAAGCTTCCTCCTTTCCCTTCTTCTTTGAACGGCTGCCACGCAAGCTACCCCAAAAGAGAAACCAACACATGCACAAACTCTGGtggtttgtgttttgacttaaggggcaattattattttatcaaaattgagtatGCATCATTCTAATTATTAATACTGTACATGTGCGGCTTTGTTTCTAACAGTGGTCTCTCTCAACTCAGGATAATGGATTAACTATCTCACTTCTGGCTGCAAAATGCATCCAGGttctaacccccccccccccctcctccaaAACAATGAATTTGGGAAAATGCTACAGTATGCAGTATGGGttggtttgtttctttcattttctatacAATTCAAACTATGCTAACTTCTGGACCAAACCACTGTTTTCATGCTAATTCAGATACAAATGAAACATTTGCTGCAACTGGATTTCAAACACTCCTAGGGATCGAAGAGGAGAGCTTTTTAGCCAACCAAGAGGTACtgcaaaaaatgttaaaaactTATTACTATTTTATATGACAGTATACTTGTCATGAGGTTTTCTGAGAGCAGTGGCATGTCAGCATAGTTTTGAAATGCCATCACGTAGGTGTGCATATTTTGAATTTCTCAGGTGTGTTCAGAGAATTGAATAGATAACGTAGTTTTGGTGTTTGTATAAATATAAGGATAGAATGATGTATGTGCTATTTGATGTAAATACCACCCTATGACCTGTCAAAATACTTTCTACCGTAATATTACATTAGTCCTAGATTTCACGTTCTTGAGATTATTTATGACAATTTACCTTTCACAGTGCTTCCACCTTGCCAAATATTACCACCGATCATGCTTTTTCTCTGCGAATATTGTGCTTGTAACTTGGTACAAATTAAGTCATACCATCAAGTTAAACTTGTTTTCAATAGAtaagcttgggaactggtgccatcaaaTTGGTTGGTGGGAGCACTGCAAAAATACAAGGCACAGCAAGGCggttccatggcaaccctgtgagcgGGAACCAGTCCTGCAAGAGGTCACCAACCAGCTCTGTCTGGACTGAACAAACTTCAGAACTCAAGTGTCAAgattaatataattaatttcCAGAAATCCATGAAAATAAATCTGTTTTTGGCAGTAGAAAAAGTGAGCCATGAAGTTGTAACTGTCTTGTTGTTGTGTTAAGCAGGATGAACAGAACAGCTGTGTTGATCCAACATCTTTGAATCCTTACCAAATGACCATAGAGGAATATTTCAACCCATCTTCAGAGCCAAATGCCAGAGGTAAATTTAACACCAGCATTACTCTAGATGACTTAATGCTGATAAGCTAATAATGATGTTACAAGGGAGCCAATTTGGTCAAGCAATAACTTCATGATGTCCTACAAATCAATAATTATCATTGGCCATACATAAGATCAAGTTACTTTCAGTCTTTATAAAAACTGGGCCAAAAGATGGTAACTTGGAACATTTGAAATTACAGAATGGTAGACTGTATAAATTCCTTGGGATTTAGAGACTTGCCAGTTACTTTTGGAACTGGAAGTGTTGAAAAGTGTTTATTTCATCAAATTAATCGTTGTCATGGGTATTATGTGATTTATTTTCAAAAGACACTAAATCTTCAAATCATGTTACAGATTACGGGTAGTCTCACTTTCATTGATCttttggttttgttgaaaaCAACAGGTCAGCGGTAAAAATAGGCCCACTGGCTACAGCTCATTCTCGACTATCCCAGACGACTCGACCACTCACAACTAATGTCCCTGAAAAATTAATTGCAGGGAAGCCATTTCGGTGTCCTTACAGGAATGTTGAAATTTACTGATATCATCATACACAGGGACACTAATCACAAAGGGCAAAGAACTTTACTTAAAATTAGGTTTGTGTTCTGTCGAATGCAATAAACTGTTTTATCACTTCAGGGTTAGTGTTTGTGTGTAGGTTAGAGTCACTGTTATGGTAAGGGTTTTCAGGTCAGTCTTAGGGTTACTGTGTATGCCTCCTTGAGTAGTAGAGTACAATAATTAGGACAACACTTGTAATGGCCAGTGATGATGAAGTTAAAGAGAAGGTTGGAGGGAAACCTTGTGGTACTTATTAAAATCATCATTCATCCAGCCGCTTGTAATTCCTGAACATATCTGCTACTTAATTGGCTGCATGTACTAATTATTTCATATGTCAAGCTTTCAAACCAAAATCATACTTGTCTGTTCAAAGATATTGGAAAACTGAAAGAAATGACAGTGAAAAAACAGAAGTTTAAAGCTACCATTTCAATGGCTGATAAACACCCTTTGTCTCTTGGGGAGCAAGTACTTCCAATTATCAAGTTGTTGGTAAGTAGATAAGAAGAGTTTATACTTATACTACTGTAGATGccatttttacaaaaaaagaaaaagaaatgttgcTACAGTCATAAAGATAACGGCATCTAAACAAGCGTGTGGTTTATGTACCCTTATCACTCTTAAAATTTCTAAATTGTCTTGTAGCTTAAGTACATAAGGTACACAATGCGCTAttagtgttctccttatcaggcggttactgcctcaagcaacagttcttaccacctgcaacctcttgaaggtttactaaaactatgtaacttgttttaaaaaataccggtcaggaattgtcccttacttGCTGAGCTAGACCTTAGGGAGAACAATGTACtattttcagtttgttttggCTGTAGTAATACTCTTAGTGAGTTCAAACTTACAACAGATGGCATTTCAGTACACCTGATGTCACTAACTTCAGACTGCAATTTTGTCTGGAATGTTTGTTTCTTAAGTTAGTGTTAATTTACATTCTCAGCTACCACTTTGTTTTTCCCAATAAAACTACACTATTTGCGGTGAGTAGGTTAAGGGGAAAAGCTCTTGAGAAGGGTTGTCACTGTCTGAAAGGGACTGAGTTTACCCCAAAAAGCACTAGATACAATCATctgaagataaatttgtcaacattttttttgggAGACCATGAACCCTTACTGTCCTGGTGGGCCCTTACTGTCTACCACTCAAGCCATCTTGCCTATTAGTCAAAACCATTTTGACTGAGTTGTGTAAGGGCATAGATAACTTGGATttgttgagtttaaaaaaaaaacaaacaaacaaatcctCTCGTATATCCTGTTACAGGCTATCAGCAATACTCATTTTGCAAAACTAAGGGACTTTATTGCACTTCATTTACCAGCTGGATTCCCGGTCAAAATAGGTAATAtgatttataattaattttatgttaaaTGATAATTTGATTAATTTTTCACAATAGGCCAACTGAACAGTTTCAAGCATGCTTATTATGATGTATTCATCACATTTGCTCTGGGAAAAGATTTTGGTGTTCAAGAATGTCTTTAAAATTCATGGAATTCTTTTGTCATCTGTGATAAAACAGTCATTTAGCATGAGTATATGGTTCATTGAGGTATTGGTTGTTGATGACATGTCAATAAGACAGTAAATTGACAATAGGGGTtgaataattgcaggggtgcctggagaaaagccttaagggacttctgataaattaccagattctccttccataTTTCCTTGTaatcagttgtgaatgactaggagaatttgacattgcagcaaaagtcacttaaggccttattccacacaccccttcaattgataTGCATTACAACGACGATTTTGTGTTGAAAGTCATTTTGGTCATAACATTCCTTGCTTGTCACACTTTCCAAGTCTAACTGTTGTATTATGCATGTCTTGACTTATTTAGAAATTCCACTATTTCATGTCCTCAATGCCAAAGTAACATTTGGGAATATTGGTGGAGTAGAGTCCCCAGTAAATGGAGTCCATGCTATAAAATATGATATTCATGAGATTGACGGAGAAGGTGATACTCTGGAACAGGAGGACCAATCACTGTCACTTGCAGCCCGCTGTGTCATAGAAAGCACCTGTTTTGAGGCTCCAGCAGAGTACAGAGAGGTG
The Acropora muricata isolate sample 2 chromosome 3, ASM3666990v1, whole genome shotgun sequence genome window above contains:
- the LOC136910578 gene encoding ankyrin repeat domain-containing protein 13D-like isoform X1; this translates as MAASGGGKDILVASPPRISRDEILSDFPLHWHVWHKDAASLEEELALNRHNKEALDRRGRTPLHLAVALGYVDCVKCLLNGGCDANAINNDGWNVSHEAVSTGNPEILSLVLQHRDFQRGSQRLAGIPELLDELNATPDFYVEMRWEFTSWVPFMSRMCPSDTYKIYKCGANVRADTTLIGFDQNDWQRGSRSYIFKGGVEGGEFLEVDHDKKRFFKETLSIRENFRDLEALKPSDEAISNRLTSPAVATMLNTDNIAFARHKTMWGWGGDKTETINGFECKVYTASGVEILTKTRVEHLNAEDKQAAQNTNETFAATGFQTLLGIEEESFLANQEQDEQNSCVDPTSLNPYQMTIEEYFNPSSEPNARDIGKLKEMTVKKQKFKATISMADKHPLSLGEQVLPIIKLLAISNTHFAKLRDFIALHLPAGFPVKIEIPLFHVLNAKVTFGNIGGVESPVNGVHAIKYDIHEIDGEGDTLEQEDQSLSLAARCVIESTCFEAPAEYREVNLDQPVAPLVEQEDELLRLAMQQSLLEYQQDPANIASLQTLAESRQDADHDLQCAIQESMKEKGNTESEGDTQDPAETRQQGDGAVMFDEDLQLAMALSEQQLEEDERLRKQEDEELEKVIQLSLTDK
- the LOC136910578 gene encoding ankyrin repeat domain-containing protein 13D-like isoform X2, with the protein product MAASGGGKDILVASPPRISRDEILSDFPLHWHVWHKDAASLEEELALNRHNKEALDRRGRTPLHLAVALGYVDCVKCLLNGGCDANAINNDGWNVSHEAVSTGNPEILSLVLQHRDFQRGSQRLAGIPELLDELNATPDFYVEMRWEFTSWVPFMSRMCPSDTYKIYKCGANVRADTTLIGFDQNDWQRGSRSYIFKGGVEGGEFLEVDHDKKRFFKETLSIRENFRDLEALKPSDEAISNRLTSPAVATMLNTDNIAFARHKTMWGWGGDKTETINGFECKVYTASGVEILTKTRVEHLNAEDKQAAQNTNETFAATGFQTLLGIEEESFLANQEDEQNSCVDPTSLNPYQMTIEEYFNPSSEPNARDIGKLKEMTVKKQKFKATISMADKHPLSLGEQVLPIIKLLAISNTHFAKLRDFIALHLPAGFPVKIEIPLFHVLNAKVTFGNIGGVESPVNGVHAIKYDIHEIDGEGDTLEQEDQSLSLAARCVIESTCFEAPAEYREVNLDQPVAPLVEQEDELLRLAMQQSLLEYQQDPANIASLQTLAESRQDADHDLQCAIQESMKEKGNTESEGDTQDPAETRQQGDGAVMFDEDLQLAMALSEQQLEEDERLRKQEDEELEKVIQLSLTDK